GGAGCACTCAATCGTCCTGATCAGAGGCGGCAGGGTAAAGGATCTTCCCGGTGTCAGATATCATATTGTAAGAGGCACGCTGGACACTCTTGGAGTTACTGAACGCAGACAGGGACGCTCGAAGTATGGAGCAAAAAGACCAAAATAATTACCAAAGGTAAAAAACAATGCCAAGAAGAAAAGTAGCAGATAAAAGAGAGATCCTACCGGATCCGATACATAACAGCAAGATAGTGAGCAAGTTCATCAACTCGCTCATGAAAGAAGGGAAGAAGTCTGTGGCAGAAAAGATCTGCTACGGCGCTCTTGATATCATCAAGGAAAAGACAGGGAACGACCCGTTAAAGGTCTTCAAGTCAGCACTTGATAATGTGAAGCCTGCAGTAGAGGTTAAATCCAGGCGTGTTGGCGGAGCTACTTATCAGGTGCCTACTGACATAATGCCGGATAGACGTCAGGCCTTGGCATACAGGTGGATAATTGGTTTCGCTGCAAAACGCCCCGGAAAGACTATGAGAGAAAAATTGGCTGCAGAATTAATGGATGCGGCAAATAATACTGGATCTTCTATTAAGAAGAGGGAAGACACTCACAAGATGGCTGAGGCCAACAAGGCTTTTGCTCATTACAGATGGTAGGTTATGGAAGC
The DNA window shown above is from Thermodesulfovibrionia bacterium and carries:
- the rpsG gene encoding 30S ribosomal protein S7, with protein sequence MPRRKVADKREILPDPIHNSKIVSKFINSLMKEGKKSVAEKICYGALDIIKEKTGNDPLKVFKSALDNVKPAVEVKSRRVGGATYQVPTDIMPDRRQALAYRWIIGFAAKRPGKTMREKLAAELMDAANNTGSSIKKREDTHKMAEANKAFAHYRW